The Sneathiella limimaris region TCGGTAATGCAGGTTCCCTTCGGCCTCCCAGAAGGCGGCGGCTTCTTCTAGCCGTTCCAGGACACGATCTCCATATTTCTCTGTGTAATAGGTCACCATGTCAGCGCTGTCACGACGCATATCAGTCCTCTGCCAGTTCTGGGTATCTAAAACAATCGACCGGATGATCATTTACCATTCCGACGGCCTGCATGAAAGCATAGACGATGGTCGGGCCGACAAATTTGAAGCCGCGTGATTTAAGGTCTTTCGAAATTTTTTGGCTGAGGTCGGTTTCCGCTGGAATCTCCGCCATGGATTGACGTTTTGGTTGCAGTGGTTTGCCGTCTATGTAGTTCCACAGCAAATTTGAAAAGCCATTTTCTTTCTCTTCGATTTCTAGAAAAAGCTGGGCCCCAGTTATGGTTCCCAAAATTTTTGCTTTATTTCGGATGATGCCGGAGTTGGACATCAACTCAGCTACCTTCTTATCATCATAGTTGGCAATGAGCTCTGGCTTAAATCCATCAAAGGCTTGGATGAAGTTTTCCCGTTTGCGAAGGATGGTTATCCAGGAAAGACCAGCTTGGAAACCATCTAAAATCAGTTTTTCAAAAAGGGCACGACTATCAAATACAGGAACACCCCATTCTGTGTCATGATAGGCCTGATAAAAAGGGTCATCCCCGCACCAGCTGCAACGATGAACCCCATCGTCACCTATTTTGAGACCATTATTCATTTGAGGTGGGTTCCCATTTTGTTCTTGCTGAAGAATGCCTGAGGGGAAGTCTGAAAGTCAAGTCAGTCTTTCTCGTCTTCCAGTTCAGGCAAGACTACATACTCGGGTTTGGCAAGAACCAATCCAGCAGGTTCAAGGGTTGGATTTTCAGCTTCAATTTTCCGCCAGGCTTCCAAGCGGGTGAGGGCCAGACCGTGCGGTTTTTGGAATGTAGTCACTGTGGCTATCTCTTTTCCATCAAGGAAAATGCCGTCGCCGATTGACAGATCGCCGTCATAAGTAAAACTGAGCAGGCGTTTGCGGATCTTTGCTCGGAATTTCGTCCTATTGGTGAGCTCCTGTCCGACATAGCAGCCCTTGGAAAAACTAACCCCATGAAGTTCTTCAAAGTTTACCTCAAGCAGAAAGTTTTTCTCTGGAACAATGTCTGTGCCGCCTTCTGGAACCCCAAGCGCCAGACGATGGGCAGTGTAATCTTCAAGGGTTACTTTTTCAGCGGTTGCGATACTCGCTGGTTGGCTTCCATTCTCTGCAATCAAACGCCACCCTAATTGAGGAAGGCGCGGATCTGGATAAAGGAACTGTTTATTGTCATCAGTTTTCTCTGGCGTTCCCTCAAACAGGGCATAAACCTGATAGCTGCCGCTGACGTCCTCAATAGTCATGTCAGCACGTAGCTTGTACATGGTGAGGCGGCGGATCAAATCATCTTTGCGCTCCGCGAGTACATCCAGATAAAGGGCATCCTTCCAAGCAATAACAAAGAAATCATGTAGGAATTTTCCCTGTGGTGTCAGCAGGGCCGAATATACAGCTTTGCCCTCATTCGTAGGTTTAAGATCATTACTCACTAAATTTTGCAGTAACTCGAAGCAATCCTTACCTGTCAGGCGGAGCAGGGAACGGTTTGAGAGGGGGGTATATTTCATGATCTCTTCGGTTTCCATCCAACTAATCAGACCAAACTGGTCCTGTATCCTATCAGTAACTTTTGACCTTTCAAGTGGTCATCTCTTGGCAAGTTCCTAAATGAAGGATACAAAGTCCTCAAACGGCAAAAGGAGTATACCCATGCAGGCAGATCTGATCATCAGAAACGGGACCGTCGTCTCTCATCGTGGCATCGACAAGCTGGACATCGCCATCAAAGATGAAAAGATCGTTGCGATTGGGGATGTGGGTGGCGTTAGCGCGAAAGATGAGATTGATGCCTCGGGCCTCCATATCCTGCCTGGCGTGATCGATAGTCAGGTCCATTTTCGCGAACCAGGGCTTGAGCACAAAGAGGATCTGGCAACAGGAACAGCTGCCGCTGCCATGGGCGGCGTTACTGCAATCTTTGAAATGCCAAATACCAATCCGTTGACGCTGACCGCTGCTGATATGGCTGATAAGGTTCGCCGCGGACGGGAGAAGGCTTGGACTGATTTTGCCTTCTTTATTGGGGCAGCAGCCGAGAATGTGGAGCATCTTCCAATGCTGGAGCGGCAGGAAGGAGTAAGCGGCGTTAAATTGTTTATGGGCTCTTCCACAGGTAGTTTGCTTGTCGATAATGATGAAGATATCCGCAAAGTACTAAGCGCTGGCGTTCGCCGGGTTGCCATTCATGCTGAGGATGAACCAAGACTGTTGGAGCGGC contains the following coding sequences:
- a CDS encoding DNA-3-methyladenine glycosylase I, producing MNNGLKIGDDGVHRCSWCGDDPFYQAYHDTEWGVPVFDSRALFEKLILDGFQAGLSWITILRKRENFIQAFDGFKPELIANYDDKKVAELMSNSGIIRNKAKILGTITGAQLFLEIEEKENGFSNLLWNYIDGKPLQPKRQSMAEIPAETDLSQKISKDLKSRGFKFVGPTIVYAFMQAVGMVNDHPVDCFRYPELAED
- a CDS encoding YgfZ/GcvT domain-containing protein, which gives rise to MKYTPLSNRSLLRLTGKDCFELLQNLVSNDLKPTNEGKAVYSALLTPQGKFLHDFFVIAWKDALYLDVLAERKDDLIRRLTMYKLRADMTIEDVSGSYQVYALFEGTPEKTDDNKQFLYPDPRLPQLGWRLIAENGSQPASIATAEKVTLEDYTAHRLALGVPEGGTDIVPEKNFLLEVNFEELHGVSFSKGCYVGQELTNRTKFRAKIRKRLLSFTYDGDLSIGDGIFLDGKEIATVTTFQKPHGLALTRLEAWRKIEAENPTLEPAGLVLAKPEYVVLPELEDEKD